Proteins encoded in a region of the Mucilaginibacter sabulilitoris genome:
- the rpiA gene encoding ribose 5-phosphate isomerase A, whose amino-acid sequence MADYKLEAAKVAFKLIKTGQTIGLGAGTTVFHLVDMIRQDEALAGSVILVSSSFKTNAYLLQHGLNVKAASMVKYLDIYFDGCDQFDSGLTALKSGGGIHTSEKILASMAAEFILMGDDAKFTPALDATYPLVVEILPQALQIVLDRLTSAWPDAVLKLRMSNQKDGAVTSENGNLLADMQFSSVPDWQQLNIQVKMIPGIVEHSLFYRMASKAIIAGEGGVRIISPDYKVY is encoded by the coding sequence ATGGCCGATTACAAGCTGGAGGCTGCAAAAGTCGCTTTTAAACTTATTAAAACAGGCCAAACAATTGGTCTGGGAGCCGGAACAACGGTTTTTCATCTGGTTGATATGATCAGGCAGGATGAAGCCCTTGCCGGCTCTGTTATTTTGGTGTCATCGTCTTTTAAAACAAATGCTTACCTGTTGCAGCATGGCTTAAATGTAAAAGCCGCGTCGATGGTAAAATACCTCGATATTTATTTTGACGGATGCGATCAGTTTGACAGCGGGTTAACCGCCCTTAAAAGTGGTGGTGGCATCCACACTTCCGAAAAAATACTGGCATCAATGGCCGCTGAGTTTATATTAATGGGCGATGACGCTAAATTTACGCCCGCGCTGGATGCAACCTATCCCCTGGTGGTGGAGATTTTGCCGCAGGCATTACAAATAGTACTTGACAGGCTTACATCTGCCTGGCCTGATGCCGTTTTAAAACTGCGTATGAGCAACCAGAAAGACGGCGCCGTGACTTCTGAAAACGGCAACCTGCTTGCCGATATGCAGTTTTCAAGCGTGCCGGATTGGCAGCAGTTAAACATACAGGTAAAAATGATTCCGGGCATTGTAGAGCACTCCTTGTTCTACAGAATGGCATCAAAAGCCATAATTGCGGGCGAAGGCGGGGTAAGGATAATATCGCCCGACTATAAAGTCTATTAA
- a CDS encoding response regulator transcription factor — protein sequence MDIRVSVFDDNSALRDSLSYLISGTPGYVIAGTYPDGNKVLDHMRHDTTDVVLMDIDMPGLSGIEATALIKTHFPNVNVLILTSYDDSDKVFAAIQSGATGYLLKKTSPAKILEAITDVNQGGAPMNASIARKVLDFFREKRSDVANEYDLSLREREVLGCLVKGDSYKMIAERCYISMGTVCTHISSIYKKLHVNSKSEAVAKAIRERLVGSM from the coding sequence TTGGACATCAGAGTATCTGTATTTGATGATAATAGCGCCTTGCGCGATAGCCTGAGTTATTTAATATCAGGCACACCGGGTTATGTAATAGCCGGAACTTATCCTGATGGTAACAAGGTGCTCGACCATATGCGGCATGATACAACGGATGTGGTACTCATGGACATAGACATGCCAGGCCTCAGCGGCATAGAGGCCACAGCACTCATCAAAACGCACTTTCCCAATGTAAATGTATTGATCCTGACCTCTTATGATGATAGCGATAAGGTGTTCGCGGCTATCCAGTCGGGAGCAACGGGTTATCTGCTTAAAAAAACCTCGCCCGCCAAGATCCTCGAAGCTATTACGGATGTAAATCAGGGAGGTGCCCCGATGAATGCAAGCATAGCCCGTAAGGTGCTCGATTTTTTCAGGGAAAAGAGATCAGATGTAGCCAACGAGTATGATCTTTCCCTGCGCGAACGGGAAGTGCTGGGGTGTCTGGTAAAGGGCGACAGTTATAAAATGATAGCCGAACGCTGCTACATTAGTATGGGTACCGTATGCACCCACATCAGCAGCATCTACAAAAAACTGCATGTAAACTCCAAATCAGAAGCTGTGGCCAAAGCCATTCGTGAAAGACTGGTTGGCAGCATGTAA
- a CDS encoding glycoside hydrolase family 88/105 protein: MKKKYILDIMHKVADWQLNEWNTNGFKHPKVDWTNAACYTGIYALGAVKNNEKYLTALVNIGNDLSWNTGRDRFMADDYCIGQTYSLLYNRYKDKKMITPFIALADSIVSKPHDESLEWKNHIASREWAWCDALFMGPTALSYLSTATGDTKYLDMAVKLWWKTTDYLYDPTEHLYFRDGSYLDKKEKNGKKVFWARGNGWVLAGLVRVMENMPANHPKKKKFEQLYQDMASKIASLQQPDGSWHASLLDPESYPVKETSGTGFYCYALLWGLNHGMLDGKTYWPVVKKAWAALATSVHPDGMLGYVQRIGASPDAVTESSTEVYGVGAFLLTGTQLYQYLSKHPAADKN, translated from the coding sequence TTGAAAAAAAAGTACATATTGGATATTATGCACAAGGTTGCCGATTGGCAACTGAATGAGTGGAACACGAATGGTTTTAAACATCCTAAGGTTGATTGGACAAACGCCGCTTGTTATACCGGTATTTATGCCTTGGGTGCTGTCAAAAACAATGAAAAATATTTAACCGCGCTTGTCAATATTGGCAACGATTTGAGCTGGAACACTGGCCGCGACCGTTTTATGGCCGATGATTATTGCATTGGTCAAACCTATTCCCTGTTGTATAATAGGTATAAAGACAAAAAAATGATAACGCCATTCATCGCACTGGCTGATAGCATTGTGAGCAAGCCGCATGATGAATCATTGGAGTGGAAAAATCATATTGCCTCAAGGGAATGGGCCTGGTGCGATGCCCTTTTTATGGGGCCAACCGCGCTGAGTTATTTAAGCACGGCTACAGGAGATACCAAATACCTTGATATGGCTGTCAAACTCTGGTGGAAAACCACCGATTATTTATATGACCCTACAGAGCATTTATATTTCAGGGATGGAAGCTATTTGGACAAGAAAGAAAAGAACGGCAAAAAAGTATTCTGGGCAAGGGGTAACGGATGGGTACTTGCAGGCCTGGTAAGGGTGATGGAAAACATGCCCGCCAATCATCCCAAAAAAAAGAAATTTGAACAACTATACCAGGACATGGCTTCCAAAATAGCCTCGCTGCAGCAACCAGATGGCAGCTGGCATGCCTCATTGCTCGATCCGGAGAGCTATCCCGTTAAAGAAACCAGCGGTACCGGCTTTTATTGTTATGCCTTACTATGGGGACTTAATCATGGCATGCTTGATGGTAAAACTTATTGGCCAGTTGTAAAAAAAGCATGGGCTGCATTGGCAACCTCTGTTCACCCCGATGGGATGCTGGGTTATGTACAGCGCATAGGCGCCAGTCCTGATGCGGTTACCGAAAGCAGTACCGAGGTATATGGCGTAGGGGCTTTTCTGCTCACCGGCACCCAACTTTATCAATACCTCAGCAAACATCCGGCAGCAGATAAAAATTAA
- a CDS encoding nuclear transport factor 2 family protein yields MKTSNQNNNLPTDEEKLYLATTFLTALRDNEWDTMRAIIAPDAVWKLPGTSILSGLAEGADAIIRRAQGLKHFGVKFQLKDILYGLHGVTLSLHNTATRDNLILDEQVAIVCEINDGKIISMATYLSDVASINAFFIDGI; encoded by the coding sequence ATGAAAACATCAAATCAAAATAACAATCTCCCAACAGATGAGGAGAAACTGTACCTCGCTACCACATTTCTCACGGCATTAAGGGATAATGAATGGGATACCATGCGCGCAATTATAGCGCCGGATGCAGTCTGGAAATTGCCTGGTACAAGTATTCTTTCGGGCCTTGCCGAAGGGGCCGATGCTATTATACGCCGCGCCCAGGGATTAAAACACTTTGGAGTTAAATTTCAATTAAAGGATATCCTCTATGGATTGCATGGTGTGACGCTTTCGCTTCATAATACAGCTACCAGGGATAATTTGATACTGGACGAGCAGGTAGCGATTGTGTGCGAGATAAATGATGGCAAAATTATATCAATGGCCACCTATCTTTCTGATGTAGCAAGTATCAATGCTTTTTTTATTGACGGGATATAA